Within the Methylosinus sp. H3A genome, the region TCGGAGACATCATCGCGCCCGGCGGCGATATCGTCCTGGCCAATTTCGGCGTCCTCGCGACGGGCAACCCCGGGTCGTCGCCGCAGACGGTCGCGGCTCGGCGACTCACGATCGGCGCCGATGCGACGCTCGATGTGCGCGGCGTCTTCGTCGCCGATCCGACCGTGACGGACTATCGGACTGGCAGCGCGCTCGACGCCGGATCGATCACCCTCTACGGCGAGACGGTGATCGCGCAGGCCGGCTCGCGCTTCCTGCTCGACGGAACCTCGGCCGATATAGAGATTCCGTCCGGCGCGGGTCAGCTCGGGCCGCGCGTCGCGACGCAAAAGATATGGAGCGACGGCGGCGTGCTTCAGATCGGCATGACCGGGTCCTCTTCCCTCTATTTCGCCGGCACTGTCAGTGCGCATGGCGGCGCGGAACTGGCGAATGGAGGTCTGTTCCGGATCGGCATTCCTCAGGCGAATGCGCCGACAATCAAAGACCCGCAGGGCCGCTCTCTGCTCAGTGTGAACAACGACGGCAATGTGGGCGCGGTCAATGCGATGTTCGTCCAGCCGGAGGGCGTCGTCAGCGCCGCGCTCGCGTCGGACGCGCCCTTGCAGAGCGGCCATTTTGTCGGCATCGACATGCTGACAGGCAGCGGCTTCGATTCGATCGAGCTCAACGAGAAGTCGATCGCCTTCGTCGGGTCGCAGTCGATCAATCTGCGCGGATCGCTCATCCTCGGCGGCGCTCTCGTTTCGCTGCCCGCCGACGGCGCCGCCTCCGATACGGCTCGAACCGTGGATTTGACCGCCGGCTATATGTGGCTCAAATCGGTTTCTGGCGCTGACGCAGCCGTGACCGGCGCGGGCGCGCTGACCATCTCGGCTCAATGGATCGACGTCGGCACCCCCAAAAATGATGCCGCCGTGACGTTCAACAACTTCGGCTCCGTCACGTTTGCCAGCGACGACGCCATCCGGTTGATAGGAAATAACGGCTCTATGACGAGCAATAGTTTCACCGGCTCGCTCGGCGTCGCCGGGGATCTGACGCTGAAGGCGGCGGAAATCTATCCGACGAGCGGAACCAGCTTCACGCTGAAGGCCGGCGGCGCGATCACGATCGAGCAGACCGGCGTCGCCAGCCAGCCGCTCTCGGCCGGCGGGGCGATCATCGTCGACGCCAAGAATATCGTGCAGAACGGCACGCTCTGGGCGCCTTTCGGCCAGATCACGCTCGGCAATACGACGACGACGCAGAGCGTCACGCTCGGCGCCGAGAGCCTCACCTCCGTCTCCGGCGCCGGAATGGTCGTCCCTTACGGCTATACGGTCGACGGCGAAAGGTGGTTCGTCGGCAATACGTCGTATTCTAATGATTATCAAGGCTTCAGCCTCACTTCGAGCCCGGTCAAGGCGATCACGCTCAACGGCGCCGATGTCGCCACATCGGCCGGAGCCAGGGTTGATCTGGCGGGCGGCGGCGACATCTACGCCAGCGAATTCGTCGCCGGCGTCGGCGGCAGCCGCAATGTGCTCGCCGGCTCCGCCGTCTACGCCCTCGTTCCGACCTCCTCCGCCAAAGTCGCGGCCTATGATCCCACCTTCGCCTTTGCACCGCAATTCGCTTCACAAGCAGCCACGATCTTCAACTCCAGCCTGCTGAACGCGACGGCCGGATCGGCGATCTATATTTCCGGCGGCAATGGCATAGCGGCGGGCTATTACACGCTGATGCCCGGCATGTATGCGACCTTGCCCGGGGCCTATCGCGTCACCGTCGCCTCCACATCGGTGAAGAGCGCGGCGACGCAGAGCTATGCGTCGATGGACGGATCGCTCTATGTGACCGGCAATTTCGCCAATGTCATCAGCGGGACGCGGTCCTCGCAGACCGTGCTGTTCCAATTGCAGTCGCAATCGACCTGGTCACAATATTCGCAGATCGACATCACCTCCGGCGCGCGCTTCATCCGCAATCTCGCGCTCACCGCCGGCACGGCCATTCCCGCCTCGCCGGTCGACGGCGGCGCCCTGACCTTCGCCGCCCGCAATTCTCTCTCGCTCGATCCGGGCAGCTCCTTCGGCTTTGCGGCGGGGGTGAGCCCGCTCGCGTCGGATATCGTCGGCGTCGGCGGCCAATTGGCGGTCAGCGCCGCCAAAATCCTCGTCCTCGGCGCCAAGGACTCGGCGGTTCCGGCGGGCGTGTCCGGCTATCTGAAGCTCTACGCCGACCGGCTCGACGAGGTCGGCGCGACCACTTTGCTGATCGGCGGCACGTCGGCGGTCGATTCCTCGGGCAATCTCGCGGTGACGGGCGTCGCGACCGACATCGAGATCGCCAATGACGCCGAGCATTCGCTGAGCGCTCCGCAGCTTCTCATCGTGACCAAGGCGGGCGGCGGCGGCATTCGCGTCGACGACGGCGCCGCGATCTCCGCCGTCGGAGCGGCGCCGAGCGGCGGCGACCGCGCGATCACCATCGCCGGCGACGGCGCGCTGCTGCGCGTCTCGACCGGCTCTCTGGTTTCCGTCACGCGCAGCAATGCGACGGCGCAGAACGGTTCGATCCTGATCGGAACGGCGCCGGGAACGTCGATGCTCGTCGACGTCGCCGCCAAGGGCGTGACGATCGACGGCGTCGCCGCGCTCACCATCGATTCGAGCGGCGTCAATCGCATCGGCGCCGCCACGCTCACCGCCAAAGCCTTCGATCTCGCCGCCAAGGCGATCGATTTCGGCGGCGCCAGCGCCTCCGGCGGCCTCGCGCTGACCGATGCGAACATCGCCAATTTCGCCGGCGCCGATCTCCTTCGCCTGCGCAGCGCCTCGGCCTTCGATTTCCACGATGTCGGCGGCCTCTCCATCGGCGACGCCGCCCATCCGATCGGGCAGATCGTCTTCGACGGCGGCGGCTTCTACAGCGAGGGCGGCGAGACCAGCGTGTACGCCTCCAATATCACGCTGACCAACACGCGAAGCGCTTCGACGACGGTCAACGGCCTTTCGGGAAGCGACGGAAAGCTGAACTTTATCGCTGGCGAGACGATCACGCAGAACGCCGGGACGATGACGGCGAACGGCTTCGGGACGATCACGCTGCAGGCCGGCAAATCGATCCGTTTCGTCGGCTCCGGCGCGCTGACGGTGAGCAATGGCGCCGGCGTCGCCGACGTCGTGCTGTCTTCGCCCAATGTCATCGCCGCCAAGGGCTCCACGCAGGCGCTGACGACGAGCGGCGCCCTGCACATTCGCTCGACGGGCGCGGTGGCCCCGTCGATGCGACCGAGATCGGCGGCTCCTTGTCGCTGACGGCCGCGAGCATCCTCGACTCGGGCACGATCACGGCGCAAGCGGGAAGCCTGTCGCTGAAGGCCACGAAGGGCGACGTGACGCTCTCCGACGGCGCCCTGGTGAACGCCGCCGGCACGCGCGTCGTGCTCGGCTACAGCACGGAATATGCGCCGGGCGGCGCGGTGAAGCTCGTCTCGCAGGCCGGAAATGTGACGATCGCGCGCGGCGCGAAGGTCGATGTCTCGGCCGCGAGGAATCCCGACGGGTCGTTGGGCCCCGGCTATGCGGGCGCAGTCTCCATCACGACCTCCAATACCGGAACGACGACGCTGCAGGGGACGCTCGACGGCTCCGCCAAATACAAGGATACGGGCGGAAGCTTCGTGCTGAGCACGGGGACGCTGGTCGGCGATCTGCCTGGGGCGGCTTCACGCGCCGCTTCGCCGCGTCTCTCTATCAGCCGGGCGACATTGTCGTGCCGACGGGCGTGACGTTGAACTCGCTCGAAGTTCTGCTCGTCGCCAATCAAGGCAGCGTCGTCGTCGGCGGAACGATCGACGCCAGCGGCTCGGCGAGCGGCGGCGTCACCCTCTATGGCGCCGGAACCAATACGAAAGCCGCGACCGATCCTGGCGCCACGGGCGTTCTCATTCGGTCCGACGCGACGCTCGACGCGCATTATGTCGCGGCGGAGAAGGACGATCCGGGCTACGCCAATGGCGAAAGCGCGCTGAACCAGCGCGGCGGAACGATCACGCTCGGCACGACGGGCGCGACGGACGGAACGCTGAACGCGACCTATGGGTATCAGAATGTGTCCGGCTCGGGAGCGATCGTCGTGGAGAGCGGCGCGGTCCTCGATGTGAGAGGCGGCCCTGGCGGCGCGGGCGTCGACAATACTGGCGGCGCGGTCGTGGTGCGCGCGCCGATCCTGACGAACGACAATGTCAATGTGAGCTTCAAGGGCACGCTCGTCACCAATGCCGACGCCAAGGGGAACGCCAGCGGCCAGGGCGTCGTGCTCGACGCTTTCGCAGTGTGGAGCACGACCGATTCCTGCACGCTGATTTCCGGAGGCTGCGGCGCGATCACGAGCGTCGCGCAATATAATGCGCTGACGGCGGCGCAGCAGGCGCAGATACAGCGGCATTTCGACGGGATCATCGACCCGGCCGGCTTCTTCAACGGATCGGGCGCGCGGATCATCTCGGCGATATCCGGCCTCTATCCGAACTCGACCTATGCGGCGCCGGCCAGCGGCGCCTATCTGCCGCATGTCGGCTTCTACCAGAACACGCTGCTGAATTTCGTCCAGAATCCGTTCAGCGGCAATGCGGCGGCGGTGGCGGCCAATTTCGCGGGAGCCAAATTGCGGATCGGCGACAAGCCGGCGACCGCTCTGCCCTCGAGCTCGCTGCATCTGCGGCCGGAAATCGATCTCGTCAATCCGTCGGCCGGCGTCAATGGCGGCAATGTGACCGTCGCCTCCAATTGGAACCTCGGCGCCGGCGTCTACAATGCGGCGACGACCGCCTTCAATCTCTTCTACCGGACGACCAATGGCGGCGAGCCGGGCGTGCTGACCCTGCGCGCCGTCAACAATATCCAGGTGAATGCGACGATCAGCGACGGCTTCTACGAGACGAGCGATCCCTTCTTCGCCGCCGCGGTCGCGGCCGATCTGACAAGCCGGTATCCCTCCCTCGCGGAGGCGACGAGCAGATACACTGCGCTGAACACTTACGGCACATCGGCCTATATGCCCGGGATGACGTCGATCGCCGCGCCGCCCACCTCTTTCCCGTCCTCCTATAATCAGCTCGATAAAAACACTTGGTACGCCCTCTATTACTATGATTATTCGAATTCTCTGCTCGGCAGAATCGACACTATCGGCCGCGGCGCGAGCTCGCTCTATATCACGACCAACGCCTCGGGCTCCGGCGCATTCGACAATGATCCCACGCATTATTCGTCCTATGCCGCCTATGTGGCGGCCTATAACGCCAATTATGTGGGCTCGCACTATGTCGCGGGCGTCGCCGGCGTCCCGGACGAAGCGACGCAGACTTTCGCGACGCCGGCGAGCTCGGTGAACGGCGTCACGCAAAATCTGACCAATTTCGACAATAATCCGTCGCATTATCAGAGCTATGCCGCATATGCCAGCGCGTATCAGGCCTATGCGGCGAAGATGGGCGGCTATATCACGAGCTATTACACCCTATACAGTCAGGCGCCGGCCAATAGCGGCGTCGATCCGAGAACCTATCCTTCGACCATTCTCGCGCCCATCCCGCCGGTCTATGGCGGCGTCTATGCCGGCGGGGCGATCGAAACCGCCGCACAATTTTCGACCGACTATCACACCTATTATGCCGGAACCGCCTATAGTAGTTGGTCCGGTTACTACGTCGGCAACAAGGTCGAGCCGGGCGGCGTCAACGGCGACGCCACGAACACGGTCGGCAAGACGGCGCTGTGGCTCGGGGCGATGCCCTATCTTCCGAACATCGCGGAAACGCCCGAGATCGTCCTCGCGGGGAGCGCCGCGGCGGGGCCCGGCAACGCCATCGCCAATAATCCTGCCAATAATGTCACGACCAATGACCTCGGCGCGGCGGTCACGATCGCGAATTACAACACCACTTCGGCGGCGACGCTGATGCCCGTGAGCTTCGGGGCCAGCTCGTCCTATGATTTCGTCGCCGGGGCTTATTTCGGCGTGGGCGGCGCCTCTTCGGTCGATCCCAATGCAGTCGTCGGGCGGAGCGGCGTCGTCGATCCCAAGGCGCCGGCGGCCAGCATAGTGATCGATGGACACACATCCTATGCGGACCCGATCGCTCCGGCGAAGACGGTCTTCATTCCGACCATGGTGCGCACCGGCACGGGTTCGATCACGCTGGCGGCGGCAGGCAATGTGCAATTCGCGGACCCGTTCGTTCAAGGCGCCGTCTACACGGCCGGGGCCGCCGCGACGACGCCCGCCGATTACACCGCGCCGACCCTCTCCAGCAGCTATAACAAAAATCCGAACGGGCTGATCTCGACGCCGGCCTGGGGAACGGGCGGAGGGTCGATCATCGTTTCCGCCGGAGGCTCCATCATCGGCGTCGCCGCCACGACGGTCCAGGAATTGTGGTCCGACTGGTTCTTTCACCTCGGCAAGTCGGACGGCGACAGCACGCCTTTCTCCGGCTGCTCTGTCGCCGGCTCCGCCGCCTGCCAGACCTCGGCCTGGGTCAATTATGCGAGCTTCTTCCAGAATTTCGGCGCACTCGGCGGCGGCAATATCACGCTGCGGGCGGGCGGCGACATCATCGATGTCGCCGCCTCCATCCCGGAGACGCTCATCGTCGCCGGCGGCTTCACCGCCGCCGATCCGCCGCACGCAATTTATTACGGCGGCGGCAATCTGCTCGTGCAGGCGGGCGGCGATCTCAATTCCAGCGCCTTTCTGGTCGGACGCGGCTCCGGCCGCATCGAGGTCGGCGGCTCCGTGAAGCAGACCGTCGACAATCCGATCACCAGCGCGAAGGATGCGGCCCCCTATCCGCTGCTGCTGGCGGTCGAGGAGGGCTATATCTCCGTCGCCGCCAAGGGCGATCTCACGCTCGGGACGCTGCTCGACCCGGCGACGGCGCTGTTTGGTCGAACAGGCGCCTACATTCCGTTCCTGATGAACACAAGCGACGGCGAAAATTATTTGCCGGGAACAACCGCCACTACCGACACTTGGGGCAGTCCCTTCACCAGCTATGGCGCGCAGGCGGGCCTCTCGCTCTCGACCCTCGCCGGCAATGTGAATGCGATGACGCTGCTGGCCGGCCGCAACGCGATGGCGTCCACCTTGCTGCCGCCGCGCCTCGAAATCGCCGCGCTGCAGGGCGATATCAGCGTCGACGCCAATGGCGTGCGGACGATCCTCGCCTATCCGACCGACAGCAATGGGCGCGACACGGCGAGCCTGTCCCTCGCGGCGGCGGGTTCGATCAAAATCACCAACAGCCTGACCGTGGACGCTCCTCTGGCGAAGCAGATCGTCAATACCATCGAAAACCAATCCTCATATATCAATCCGCTCGGCTACTCCTTCTACATGCTCGCGCCGTCGGAGCTGACGAACAGCGAGCCGGTGCAAATCAGCGCGGGCCTGAATCTCGACGGGACCCTCAACGTCGAGCGGCCGGCGCGGATCCTCGTTGGCCGCGACATAGGCAGCAGCAGCGGGTTCACATTCACCGGCCTCAATTTCACCGATGCGGATGTGACCAGCGTCGTCGCCGGTCGCGATATTACGGGCAATATTCTCTCTATGGCCCCGGCGCGCTCCTCATCGAGGCCGGCCGCAATATTCGCAAGCCGCTGGGCGGCAGCAGCTTCTACGCCTTCGGCGTCGTCACCTATGGCAATGGCTCCGGCGGCGGAACCGCGACGCTGAAAACCTATCTGCCGGCGGAAGGCGCGGATATCAACATGCTCTATGGAATCGCCAATGGCGTCGATTACGCCGCGGCGATTTCGCATTATATCGATCCCGCTGCGGCCAGGACGACCGGCATAGATTTCCTCTCCTTCATCGCAGCCAGCCTCGGCCAGTCGCGCGATCAGGCCTGGACGACGTTCCAGACGCTCGACGCGACGCATCAGCATCTCCTCGTCGACAAGGCCTTTCTGCAATTCCTCACGCAGGTGGCGACGGATTATCGCAATGCGTCGAGCTCCTATTATCTGAAATATGCGCGCGCTTATGAGGCGATCGGGACGCTGTTCCCAAGAGCCTCGGCTATGCGAATGACGGCAGCGGCGGCTCCGACCTTTCGGCGATCGGGAGCCTGATCATGCCGTTCGCGCTGGTCGAGACGCAAATGGGCGGCGACATCAATATTATCGGGCCCGATGGCGGCATTCGCGTCGGCTCGGCCGGCCGCGACGACAAGAAGCCCAATGAGGAAGGCATATTGACGCTGCGCGGCGGCGCGATCCGCATCTACACGGATCAGTCGGTGCTGGTGAACCAGAGCCGCATCATGACGCAGCAGGGCGGCAATGTGGAGCTGTTCAGCGGCAATGGCGACATAAACGCGGGCTCCGGGCCGAAGACCTATGTCTCCAATCCGGTGCTGAGCCAAGTGTGCCTCTATTCGACCGGCTATTGCTCGGTCAATCCGCAGGGCCTCGTGACGGGCGCGGGCATAGGCGCGATCGTCACACTGCCGACGCAGGATCCGAGCCTTTCCAACGCTTTCCTCTCGGCGCCGCATGGCACGGTGGATTTGGGCGCGGCCGGCGTGCGGGCCGCGGGCAATCTCACCATCGTCGCGCAGCGCGTCACCAACGCCTACAACGCTCAGGCCGGCGGAACCGTTTCGGGCCTGGCGACAGTGACGACCGGGCCGAATGTCGGCGCGCTGACCTCGGCGTCCAGCCAGGCGGGCGCGGCGGCCAAGGCGGTGGACACGCCGCAAGCCGGCGCCGGAGGCTCCGACGCGCCTTCGATCATCACCGTCGAAGTGTTGGGATATGGGGGCCCCGATCGCGCGCCGGAGAGCGAATAACGCGGTCTCACGATATATCGAAGCGAGGTCGTCGCCGATATTGCCATGCCGAGAAAGCAGTCAGGCGGAAATCGATGGGTCGCATTGTGACAGAACTCCCGGTATCTGGACCGGAGCCGCTGATCGGGGCCGGCGGTCATGCGAAAGTGGTCATCGAAGCGATCCGGGCGCAGGGACTTTTCGAACCTGTCGGCTGCACCGATCCCAATGCCAGCGGCGCCGAAGTGCTCGGCGTCAAAATCATCGGCGGCGATGATCAGTTGGACGTGATGCGCGCCGAGGGCGTGCGCCATATTTTTGTCGCTCTGGGCGAAGGCCGCCTCAGAATGAGGATCGGCGCGGCTCTCCTGCAAAAGGGTTTCGTTCTGCCGAGCGTCATACATCCCGCGGCGACGATATCGCCGTCCGCCCGGATCTGGAGAGGCGTCGTCGTCATGGCTGGAGCCGTTATGTCAAGCCGAACATCAAAATTAGAGATCATGCGGTGGTCGGCGCCGGTGGCGTCGTCGTGAGAGATCTGCCGCAAGGATCGAAGCTATAGGTGTGCCGGCAAAGCCGCGAAGCAAAGAGCCGTCGAGTGAAAGGTGAGTCCGCATGTCCTATTTCAACAAACGAATTCCGATCGCCAGCCCTTTGCTGGACGGAACGAGATGCAGTATGTGCGGGAGTGCCTAGAATCGACTTGGATTTCCTCACATGGAAAGTTCATCGACGCGTTCGAACGTCGGTTCGCGGAGCTTTGCGGCGTCAGGCA harbors:
- a CDS encoding filamentous haemagglutinin family protein; amino-acid sequence: MPFALVETQMGGDINIIGPDGGIRVGSAGRDDKKPNEEGILTLRGGAIRIYTDQSVLVNQSRIMTQQGGNVELFSGNGDINAGSGPKTYVSNPVLSQVCLYSTGYCSVNPQGLVTGAGIGAIVTLPTQDPSLSNAFLSAPHGTVDLGAAGVRAAGNLTIVAQRVTNAYNAQAGGTVSGLATVTTGPNVGALTSASSQAGAAAKAVDTPQAGAGGSDAPSIITVEVLGYGGPDRAPESE